The sequence ATGGGGAAATGGGTGCGCCAGACCAGCTGGCGCATGCCGGCAGTGGCCACGGCAGACACCATGGCGAAGAAGAAGGCTTTGAAATTACCATAGCCTCAACCCACCGCCGCCCCGGCGCGTCAGTACCCCCATCTCCCATGACCCCCAACGCCCCCGAGATCGACCCCGCGCGCTGCCCGCTGTGCGGCGAGCCCAACCGTTGCGCGATGGAACTGGAACGCGAGACCGGCCAGAAACAGGGCCCCTGCTGGTGTGTGGGCGCCACCTTCAGCCCCGAGCTGCTGCAGCGTGTGCCCGCCGCATCGGCCGGGCAGGCCTGCATCTGCGCGCGCTGCGCGGCCGCTGCGGCGGGGCCGCATGGCTGAGCCGGCCGACCACACCCTGCCCGCGCTGCGCGAGCGCTACGGCGAGCGTTACCGCTGGCTGCTGCTGCTCTCGGTGATGGTGGGCACGATGGCGTCGATCATGTCGTCGACCATCATCAACGTGGCCATCCCCGACATGAGCCAGCACTTCACGCTGGGCCAGGAGCGCGCGCAGTGGGCCACGTCGGGTTTCATGGCGGCCATGACGGTCTCGATGCTCACCACGCCCTGGCTGCTGGCGCGTTACGGTTACCGGAGCACCTACGCGGGCTGCATGTGGCTGCTGCTGGTGGGCGGCGTGGCCGGCGGTTTTGCCAACTCGTTTCCGCTGGTGCTGGCCGCGCGCGTGGCCGAAGGTCTGGCGGCCGGTGTGGTGCAACCCATCCCGGCCATCATCATCCTGCGCGCCTTCGAGCCGCACGAACAGGGCCGCGCCAGCGGCGTCTTCGGCATGGGCGTGGTGCTCGCGCCCGCGCTGGGCCCCAGCATCGGTGGCCTGCTGGTCGACGGCTTTGGCTGGCGCTCGATCTTCTTCATGGTGGTGCCGTTCTGCATCGCCTCGCTGTGGCTGGCACGGCGCTATGTGCCCACCACCTCACCCGGGGGTCTCGCGGCCAACCGCCAGGGCGCCCACCTGGACTGGCGCGGCCTGCTGCTGGCCGCCGCGGGCACGCTGTGCCTGCTCAATGGCCTGGTGGAACTGCAGGGCGGCACGGCGCTGAGCGCGAGCTTGCTGCTGGGCGGCGCCGCGCTGCTGCTGGTGGCATTTGTGGTGCTGCAGCGGCGCACGCTGAAACGCCGGCTGCGAAACCCCGACCAGGGCATCGACCCGCTGATGAACCTCTCGCTGTTCAAGGACCGGCGCTTTGCCATGGGCAGCATCGTGGCCTTCATCTACGGCATTGCGCTGTTCGGCTCCACCTACCTGCTGCCGGTGTACATGCAGATGGGGCTGGGCCTCTCGGCCTCGTACGTGGGCACCATCCTGCTGCCGGCGGGCCTGGTGCTGGCGGTGAGCATCGCGGTGGTGGGGCGGCTGGCCGACCAACAGCCCACGCACCGGCTGGTGAGCATCGGTCTGGTGCTGTTGTCCGCGTCGTTCGCGCTCATGGTCACCATCGACCTGGGGCGCCCGGCGCAGATCATCCCGCTGCTGATCGCCTGGGCCATCCTGGGGCGCATCGGCCTGGGTTTCATCCTGCCCTCGCTCAACATCGGTGCCATGCGCGGCCTGGGCCACGGCCACATTCCGCAAGGCTCCAGCGTGATCAATTTCCTGCGCATGCTGGGGGGTGCTGCGGGGGTGAGCCTGTGCGGCATCGTGCTCGAATGGCGCGTGGCGGCGCACGGTGCGCTGCTGGACACCAGCCCCGCCAGCCCGGCGCGCATGGCGGCGTTCGACGAAACCTTCCTGATGCTGGCGGCGATCTGTGCGCTGGCGCTGGTGGCGGCGCTGAAACTGCGCGACCGCTGAAAAGCGGTCGCGGTGGGCAGGGTTTGAAGCGGCTGCTCAGTGCAGCAGCGTCATGGGCTTGCTGGGCAGCTCGTCCGACGAGTAATCGGGGTGGTTGTCCACGAAGAAGCGCAGCTTCTGGTCGAGGCGGCCGATGCGGGTGTTGGCCACGCTCTCGCAGTGGTGCTTGGAGATCAGACCGAACAGCTTGCTGCGCAGGAACCAGAGGTCCTTGGGGCTTTGGCAAGACAGCAGCGCGGCATGGATGCGCACACGGATCGGGTCCTGGATGTCGGCCATTGCGGCGTGGAACTCGTCCACCAGAAAGTCCAGTTCCAGGACCTGCGTGTCGTGGTACTGAACCCTTTTGCTTTTGCCAATCCAGGGCAGCCAGGAAAACATGCAGTGCTCCGTTCGAGATGTTCGGGGTGTTGGGGGACATCCCCGGATACACCCCTTGCATCGTCAGTGGGCCCGCATTCTTGAGAACTGAAACGTGGGGAGATCGCCCGCCGCGATGAGCGGTCGGGCGTGTCAGGCGATGGTGGTGATTTGAGCCGGAAACACCCCGGCGCGGCTAACTGAAAGCACTCACCACCTGCAACACCTCCTCGCCGTAGGCCTCGCGTTTCTTCACGCCCAGCCCGGCAATGCCGTCCAGATCGGCCAGCGTGCGGGGCTGGCGCGCGGCGATCGCGCGCAAGGTGGCGTCGTGAAAGATCACAAACGCGGGCAGGTTGTGTTCCTTGGCCACGCCGGCGCGCCAGGCCTTGAGTGCGTCCAGGGCGTCGCGCGCGGCCAGGGTCAGCGGCTGGCCGTCGTCGGCCACGGTGGCGCGGGCGCTGCGCGGGCGACTCACCCGCCCGGAGCCGGCGGCTTTCTCGGACAGCGACTTCAGCCACACCGCGCTCTGGCCCTTCAGGATCTCGCGCGCCGCGTCCTGCAGGTGCAGGGTGTTGTAGTGCGCCGCGTCCACCTGCACCGCTTCGCGCGCGATCAGCTGGCGCAAGAGCGCGCGCCACTGGGTTTCGGACAAATCGGCGCCGATGCCGAAGGTGGAAAGCTTGTCGTGCCCGTGCTGCGTCACCTTCTCGGTGACCTTGCCGCGCAGGATGTCCATGATGTGGCCGGCGCCGAACGCCGTGCCGCTGGACTGCTGCACGCGGTAGATGCACGAGAGCAGCTTGCGCGCGGATTCGGTGGCGTCGAACAGCTGCGGCGGATGCAGGCAGTTGTCGCAGTTGCCGCAGGGCTCGCTCTCTTCGCCAAAGTAGGAGAGCAGACGCACACGCCGGCAATCGCTCGCTTCTGCGAGCGTCAACAAGGCGTCGAGCTTGCCGCGCATCACCTGCTTGAACTCGTCGGCCGCCGGACTCTCGTCGATCATGCGGCGCTGGTTCACCACGTCCTGCAGGCCATAGGCCATCCAGGCGTTGGCGGGCTCACCGTCGCGACCGGCGCGCCCGGTTTCCTGGTAGTAGCCTTCGATGTTCTTGGGCATGTCCAGGTGGGCCACAAAACGCACGTCGGGCTTGTCGATGCCCATGCCGAAGGCGATGGTGGCGACCATGATCAGGCCCTCTTCGCGCAGGAAGCGGTCCTGGTGTTTCTGCCGCACGGCTGCGTCCAGGCCGGCGTGGTACGGCAGCGCGTTGAGCCCCGCTTCGCACAACATCGTGGCCACCTCTTCCACGCGGCGGCGCGACTGGCAGTACACGATGCCGGCGTCGTGTTCGTCGCCGCTGGTGTGTTCGTCGCGGATGAAGCGCAGCAGCTGGGCGGTGGCGTCCTTTTTCTCCACCAGCTGGTAGCGGATGTTGGGCCGGTCGAAGCTGCTGATGAAGGTGCGCGCGTCCTGCAGCTGCAGGCGCTCGACGATGTCGGCGCGCGTGAGGTCGTCGGCGGTGGCGGTGAGCGCCACGCGCGGCACGCCGGCAAAACGCTCGTGCAAAACCACCAGGCCACGGTACTCGGGGCGGAAGTCGTGGCCCCACTGGCTCACGCAGTGGGCCTCGTCGATGGCAAACAGCGCCAGCTTGCCGCGCTCCCTGAGCGAGTCGAGCAAGGCCAGGAAGCGTGGCGTGGTCAGGCGCTCGGGCGCCGCGTAGAGCAGCGTGAGTTCGCCGCGCAGCATCTCTTTTTCCACGCGCTGCGCGTCTTCGCTGGACAGGCTGGAGTTCAGAAAGGCCGCGGCCACGCCGGCTTCGAGCAAGGCGCCCACCTGGTCGTGCATGAGCGCGATCAGCGGCGACACCACCACGGTGAGGCCCTGGCCGCTGCGCTCGCGCACGATGGCCGGCACCTGGTAACACAGCGACTTGCCGCCGCCCGTGGGCATGAGCACGAGCGCGTCGCCGCCGCCCCCCACGTGCGCCACGATCTCGGCCTGCGGGCCGCGGAAGGCGTCGAACCCGAAGACCTCTTGCAGAACGCCGACGCTGGCCTCGAGGATTTCGCTTTCCGGCGCGATGTCGATCACATCTGCTCCCACGGCAAGCCCTCAAAGCGCCAGCCGTTGAGGCTGGAGCGTTTGAATTCTTCGTTGAGTTCACCCTCGAAGCCGTGCACCACATGTGCCACTTCGGCAAACCCGGCGGCTTCCAACGCCTTGCCGGCGTCCAGCGTGCGTTTGCCGCTGCGGCAGATCAGCAGCACCGGGCGTTGTTTGTCGCCCGCCTCCCGCTCCACCGCTTGCGCAAAACGCGCCGGGTCGGGCGTGAGGTCGGGGTATTCGTACCAGGGAATGTTCTCCACGCCGGGCGGGCGGCCCACGTAGAGCGATTCGATTTCCATGCGCACGTCCACAAACAACGGTGCGGGCTCGCCGCGGGCTTCGCGCTGCTCGCGTTCGGCCTGCAGCCAGGCCCAGGCCTGTGAGGGCGAGAGGTGTTTCATGGGGGCTATTGTCGGGGAAAGCCTGAGGCCGCCCGTCCGGCCGCGGCCTGCGGGTCGGGTCGCTTCTTACAATCCATGCATGACTTCCCCCGCCTACACCCGCGCCCAGGCGCTGCCCGAGATCCTGAAACACCGCATCGCCATCCTCGACGGCGCGATGGGCACCATGATCCAGCGCTTCAAGCTGGGAGAAGCCCACTACAGAGGTGAGCGCTTCAAGGACTTCCACAAGGACGTCAAGGGCAACAACGAGCTGCTCAGCCTCACGCGCCCCGACGTGATCCAGGACATCCACGAAGGGTATCTCGCTGCCGGTGCCGACCTCATCGAGACCAACACGTTTGGCGCCACGACCATCGCGCAGGACGATTACGAGATGGGACACCTGGCGCGCGAGATGAACCTGGCCTCGGCGCGCATCGCACGCGCGGCCTGCGACAAGTTCAGCACGCCCGACAAGCCGCGTTTCGTGGCCGGCGCGCTCGGCCCCACGCCCAAGACCGCGAGCATCAGCCCCGATGTGAACGACGCCGGGGCGCGCAACGTCACCTTCGAGCAGCTGCGCGCGGCCTACCTGGAGCAGATCGAGGCGCTGGTCGAGGGCGGGGCCGACCTGCTGCTGGTGGAGACCATCTTCGACACGCTCAACGCCAAGGCCGCGCTGTTCGCCATCGACGAGTTCTTCGAGAAAAGCGGCGAGCGCCTGCCGGTGATCATCAGCGGCACCGTGACCGACGCCTCGGGCCGCATCCTGAGCGGTCAGACGGTCAGCGCCTTCTGGGCCAGCGTGCGCCACCTGGAGCCGCTGGCCGTGGGCCTGAACTGCGCGCTGGGTGCCGCGCTGATGCGCCCCTACATCCAGGAACTGGCCAAGGTCGCGGGCGACACCTTCATCAGCTGCTACCCCAACGCCGGCCTGCCCAACCCCATGAGCGACACCGGCTTTGACGAAACGCCCGAAGACACCAGCCGCCTGCTGCGCGAGTTCGCGGCCGAAGGCCTGGTCAACATCGTGGGCGGCTGCTGCGGCACCACGCCGGAGCACATCGCGGCCATCCACCAGAGCGTGGAACCGCTGGCGCCGCGCAGCCTCAAGCGCGAGCTCTTCTACAAGGAAGCCGCTTGATCCACGCAGGACCTTCAGGCAAAACCTGAAGGTCGTTCAGTTGGTGAAACCCGCGTTTCGCCACCACAATCGCGCTTCCCTTCAAGGGGAGTAGTCAACCCGCCACCCGGCGCACAGCCGGGCTTCGGCGGGTGGGGTTTTCGTCAATACGCGGTCTCACGGTCGCCGGAAACCCCCAACCGCACACGTTGCGGCCATGGCAAGACCTTGGGGTGTTCCTTCAACACCAAATCTGAGGTTTCTCATGGAAAGCATTGCCCCCCTGTGGCTGTGGGTCGTCTTCGTCGTGTTCGTCGTGGCGGCCCTGTTTGTCGATTTTGTCGTGCTCAAGAAGCAGGGTGCTCAGGAGGTGAGCGTCAAACAGGCGGTCAACTGGTCGCTGGTCTGGGTGGGCTTGAGCTTTGTGTTCAATGTGTTGTTCTGGTTCGCCATCAGGGACACCACCGGATCGAGCGCGATCGCCAACGAGAAGTCGCTTGAGTTCCTCACCGGCTACCTGATCGAGAAGAGTCTGGCGGTCGACAACATCTTTGTCTTCCTGCTCATCTTCACCTACTTCGCCGTGCCTGCGGCCTACCAGAAGCGCGTGCTCATGATCGGTATCGTGGGCGCCATCGTGCTGCGCACGGTGATGATCCTGGTGGGCGGCTGGCTGATCTCGGAGTTCCACTGGATCCTGTATGTGTTCGGCGCCTTCCTGGTGCTCACCGGCGTGAAGATGTGGTGGGCCGCCGGCCAGGAGCCCAGCCTGGACGACAACCCCGCGCTCAAGCTGCTGCGCAAGGTGTTGCCGGTGAGCAAGAACTTCGATGGTGAGAAGTTCTGGACGGTGGAGAACGGCAAGCGCATCGCCACGCCGCTGCTCATGGTGATCTGCCTGGTGGGCCTGACCGACGTGATCTTTGCGGTGGACTCCATCCCCGCGATCTTCGCCATCACCAAGGATCCGTTCATCGTGCTCACCAGCAACGTGTTCGCCATCCTCGGTTTGCGCGCCATGTTCTTCCTGCTGCAGGCCGCGGCCAGCCGCTTCCACCTGCTCAACTACGGCCTGGCCGTGATCCTGGTGTTCATCGGCAGCAAGATGCTGTTGATCGACGTGTTCAAGATCCCGGTGGCCGTTTCTCTCGGCGTGGTCCTGTCGATCCTGGCCATCACCATGATCTGGAGCTCCAAAACGGCCCCAAACACCTAACGTGGCTCGGGGATCAGGCGGTCAATCTCCTGCTGCATCGACAGGACGAGTTGACCGTAGAGCTGCAGCTTGGTGTCGTTCTCGCGCAGCCGCTGGCTCAGGCGCTGGGCCACGGCGCTGAGCAGTTTGGCGGCGGTGGTGGGTTCTTCGGCAATGAGCGTCTGCAGGGATGCTCGGGTGAGCACAGCGCAGCGCACCTCGGTGCTGGCGGTGCAGGTGGCGGAGCGGGCTTCGCCGTCCATGAGCGACATTTCGCCCATGAGGTGGCCCGGACCGAGCACGTTGACCGTGTGCGGCTCGGTGCGGCTCACGGTGACGGCCTCCACCGTCACCTCGCCCTCGATCACCAGCGCCATGAAGCCGTCTTCGCCGCCGCTGTGGCCCTGGCGGATGATGGCTTCGCCCTCGGCGCAGCGCCGCAGTTCCATGTAGGCCACCACCGTGAGCGCTTCGCCGGGGCTGAGCTGGATGAGTGCCGTGGTGGAACGCAGCAGATCTGCGGCACGCCGGGCGGTGGTGGACACCCCCACACGCTGGTGT is a genomic window of Hydrogenophaga sp. RAC07 containing:
- a CDS encoding cysteine-rich CWC family protein produces the protein MTPNAPEIDPARCPLCGEPNRCAMELERETGQKQGPCWCVGATFSPELLQRVPAASAGQACICARCAAAAAGPHG
- a CDS encoding MFS transporter; this translates as MAEPADHTLPALRERYGERYRWLLLLSVMVGTMASIMSSTIINVAIPDMSQHFTLGQERAQWATSGFMAAMTVSMLTTPWLLARYGYRSTYAGCMWLLLVGGVAGGFANSFPLVLAARVAEGLAAGVVQPIPAIIILRAFEPHEQGRASGVFGMGVVLAPALGPSIGGLLVDGFGWRSIFFMVVPFCIASLWLARRYVPTTSPGGLAANRQGAHLDWRGLLLAAAGTLCLLNGLVELQGGTALSASLLLGGAALLLVAFVVLQRRTLKRRLRNPDQGIDPLMNLSLFKDRRFAMGSIVAFIYGIALFGSTYLLPVYMQMGLGLSASYVGTILLPAGLVLAVSIAVVGRLADQQPTHRLVSIGLVLLSASFALMVTIDLGRPAQIIPLLIAWAILGRIGLGFILPSLNIGAMRGLGHGHIPQGSSVINFLRMLGGAAGVSLCGIVLEWRVAAHGALLDTSPASPARMAAFDETFLMLAAICALALVAALKLRDR
- the recQ gene encoding DNA helicase RecQ, whose amino-acid sequence is MIDIAPESEILEASVGVLQEVFGFDAFRGPQAEIVAHVGGGGDALVLMPTGGGKSLCYQVPAIVRERSGQGLTVVVSPLIALMHDQVGALLEAGVAAAFLNSSLSSEDAQRVEKEMLRGELTLLYAAPERLTTPRFLALLDSLRERGKLALFAIDEAHCVSQWGHDFRPEYRGLVVLHERFAGVPRVALTATADDLTRADIVERLQLQDARTFISSFDRPNIRYQLVEKKDATAQLLRFIRDEHTSGDEHDAGIVYCQSRRRVEEVATMLCEAGLNALPYHAGLDAAVRQKHQDRFLREEGLIMVATIAFGMGIDKPDVRFVAHLDMPKNIEGYYQETGRAGRDGEPANAWMAYGLQDVVNQRRMIDESPAADEFKQVMRGKLDALLTLAEASDCRRVRLLSYFGEESEPCGNCDNCLHPPQLFDATESARKLLSCIYRVQQSSGTAFGAGHIMDILRGKVTEKVTQHGHDKLSTFGIGADLSETQWRALLRQLIAREAVQVDAAHYNTLHLQDAAREILKGQSAVWLKSLSEKAAGSGRVSRPRSARATVADDGQPLTLAARDALDALKAWRAGVAKEHNLPAFVIFHDATLRAIAARQPRTLADLDGIAGLGVKKREAYGEEVLQVVSAFS
- a CDS encoding rhodanese-like domain-containing protein, translated to MKHLSPSQAWAWLQAEREQREARGEPAPLFVDVRMEIESLYVGRPPGVENIPWYEYPDLTPDPARFAQAVEREAGDKQRPVLLICRSGKRTLDAGKALEAAGFAEVAHVVHGFEGELNEEFKRSSLNGWRFEGLPWEQM
- a CDS encoding homocysteine S-methyltransferase family protein; its protein translation is MTSPAYTRAQALPEILKHRIAILDGAMGTMIQRFKLGEAHYRGERFKDFHKDVKGNNELLSLTRPDVIQDIHEGYLAAGADLIETNTFGATTIAQDDYEMGHLAREMNLASARIARAACDKFSTPDKPRFVAGALGPTPKTASISPDVNDAGARNVTFEQLRAAYLEQIEALVEGGADLLLVETIFDTLNAKAALFAIDEFFEKSGERLPVIISGTVTDASGRILSGQTVSAFWASVRHLEPLAVGLNCALGAALMRPYIQELAKVAGDTFISCYPNAGLPNPMSDTGFDETPEDTSRLLREFAAEGLVNIVGGCCGTTPEHIAAIHQSVEPLAPRSLKRELFYKEAA
- a CDS encoding TerC family protein, with product MESIAPLWLWVVFVVFVVAALFVDFVVLKKQGAQEVSVKQAVNWSLVWVGLSFVFNVLFWFAIRDTTGSSAIANEKSLEFLTGYLIEKSLAVDNIFVFLLIFTYFAVPAAYQKRVLMIGIVGAIVLRTVMILVGGWLISEFHWILYVFGAFLVLTGVKMWWAAGQEPSLDDNPALKLLRKVLPVSKNFDGEKFWTVENGKRIATPLLMVICLVGLTDVIFAVDSIPAIFAITKDPFIVLTSNVFAILGLRAMFFLLQAAASRFHLLNYGLAVILVFIGSKMLLIDVFKIPVAVSLGVVLSILAITMIWSSKTAPNT
- a CDS encoding cyclic nucleotide-binding domain-containing protein; amino-acid sequence: MALFDTLFGERYTAARLRKRRHQRVGVSTTARRAADLLRSTTALIQLSPGEALTVVAYMELRRCAEGEAIIRQGHSGGEDGFMALVIEGEVTVEAVTVSRTEPHTVNVLGPGHLMGEMSLMDGEARSATCTASTEVRCAVLTRASLQTLIAEEPTTAAKLLSAVAQRLSQRLRENDTKLQLYGQLVLSMQQEIDRLIPEPR